The Kitasatospora sp. NBC_00374 genome has a segment encoding these proteins:
- the paaD gene encoding 1,2-phenylacetyl-CoA epoxidase subunit PaaD: MVTTETRAWEVAAGVPDPELPMLTLADLGILSEVEQDGDAVTAWITPTYSGCPAVAEMAADVDGRLRAAGFSDVRVRLRLDPPWSTDLITEDGRRKLAEAGIAPPHTTAGPGPGLLRLGPTRRAAVAAVTCPNCGSADTEELSRFGSTACKALWRCRDCREPFDRIKEI, from the coding sequence ATGGTGACCACCGAGACCCGCGCCTGGGAGGTGGCGGCCGGCGTCCCCGACCCCGAGCTGCCCATGCTCACCCTCGCCGACCTGGGCATCCTGTCCGAGGTCGAGCAGGACGGCGACGCGGTCACCGCCTGGATCACCCCGACCTACTCCGGCTGCCCGGCCGTCGCCGAGATGGCCGCCGACGTCGACGGCCGGCTGCGCGCGGCGGGCTTCAGCGACGTCCGGGTCCGGTTGCGGCTCGACCCGCCGTGGTCCACCGACCTGATCACCGAGGACGGCCGCCGCAAGCTCGCCGAGGCGGGCATCGCCCCGCCGCACACCACCGCCGGCCCCGGCCCCGGTCTGCTGCGGCTCGGCCCCACCCGGCGGGCCGCCGTCGCCGCCGTCACCTGCCCGAACTGCGGCTCCGCCGACACCGAGGAGCTGTCCCGCTTCGGCTCCACCGCCTGCAAGGCGCTCTGGCGCTGCCGCGACTGCCGGGAGCCCTTCGACCGGATCAAGGAGATCTGA